In Triticum urartu cultivar G1812 chromosome 6, Tu2.1, whole genome shotgun sequence, the following proteins share a genomic window:
- the LOC125512285 gene encoding uncharacterized protein LOC125512285, translating into MIKGRAAMKMIKGPCVRRGRMAGPVQSITRAEIDRFWRRKKLEEEERRLDDEKEAARIKLKTLKQEDYMFFVQRIDGIIDEKAETSEMMEEGEIARNIEIQIGIKHWWRKSSCAYLNEPAVASVDDNSSWKANTGYIPQKIQFRCSQPALYQMNVAAFGIF; encoded by the exons ATGATCAAAGGGCGCGCGGCCATGAAGATGATCAAAGGTCCTTGTGTTCGCCGGGGAAGGATGGCAGGCCCGGTCCAGAGCATCACCCGGGCGGAGATCGACCGTTTCTGGAGGAGAAAGAAGCTGGAGGAAGAGGAACGCCGGCTCGATGACGAGAAGGAGGCTGCAAGGATCAAACTCAAGACTCTCAAG CAAGAAGATTACATGTTTTTTGTACAAAGGATAGACGGGATTATAGACGAGAAAGCAGAGACAagcgagatgatggaggagggaGAGATCGCCAGGAACATTGAGATACAAATTGGCATCAAGCATTG GTGGAGGAAGAGCAGCTGCGCATATCTAAATGAACCAGCAGTAGCATCCGTTGATGATAACAGCAGTTGGAAGGCGAACACCGGATATATTCCGCAGAAGATACAATTTAGGTGCTCCCAGCCAGCACTTTACCAGATGAACGTGGCTGCTTTTGGGATCTTCTAA
- the LOC125512286 gene encoding uncharacterized protein LOC125512286, translating to MAQFMDLRAFILRARVLKFYRQALRMTRRAPEHARDELRQTVRAEIEKNRNCDDKQKIKFLISEGLQRLKGLDEMLDMTGNG from the exons ATGGCTCAATTCATGGATTTACGGGCTTTCATTTTGCGTGCGCGTGTCCTCAAATTTTATAGGCAGGCACTGCGTATGACTCGCCGAGCCCCTGAACATGCTCGTG ATGAGTTGAGGCAGACAGTACGGGCGGAGATTGAAAAAAATCGCAATTGTGATGATAAGCAAAAGATTAAGTTTTTAATTAGTGAAGGACTACAGAGATTGAAGGGTCTTGATGAGATGCTTGACATGACAGGAAACGGATAA